A single region of the Salicibibacter cibi genome encodes:
- a CDS encoding LacI family DNA-binding transcriptional regulator, which yields MVSSKDVAREAGVSQPTVSRVLNTPEQVKKETVDKVQKAIEKLNYRPNVVARSLKQKKTKYIALISGPLHNPFFVDSTTTIVNDAKKHGYHTLVYFEDQGDNLAIYEEVLKQQVDGIILSSIFIDDPIYQDLVNAQVPFVMFNRRHQSGGNYVEIDNEKAGQLATNHLLKLGHTKIAWIGGATYTSTFNGRLSGYRTAMKATNHTIEPGWIKETDTTERSVVQAVDELLLLPDRPTAIFAATDSMALFCQNYLMHMGFQIPEDFSICGMDNIDMTAHAAIQMTTLTHHSDKPMGLYAIEHLIHMMEVDAHEHKDLQLTLEPKLMIRKTTDLNRSTI from the coding sequence ATGGTATCGTCTAAAGATGTCGCTCGCGAAGCCGGCGTCTCGCAGCCAACGGTTTCAAGAGTGTTAAATACGCCGGAACAAGTAAAAAAAGAAACAGTCGATAAAGTTCAAAAGGCAATCGAAAAACTAAACTATCGGCCGAACGTCGTGGCACGCAGTTTAAAACAAAAAAAAACCAAATACATTGCTTTAATCTCCGGTCCTTTACACAATCCATTTTTTGTCGATTCAACGACAACCATTGTGAATGATGCCAAAAAGCACGGGTACCATACGCTTGTCTATTTTGAAGATCAGGGGGACAATCTCGCTATTTATGAGGAGGTGCTGAAGCAACAAGTAGATGGAATTATTCTGTCTTCTATTTTTATTGATGATCCGATTTATCAAGATCTCGTAAATGCTCAAGTGCCTTTCGTTATGTTCAACCGTCGACATCAATCAGGCGGGAACTATGTGGAAATAGATAATGAAAAAGCTGGCCAATTGGCCACCAATCATTTATTGAAACTTGGGCATACAAAAATTGCTTGGATTGGGGGGGCGACGTATACCTCAACGTTTAATGGGAGGTTATCCGGATACCGAACAGCCATGAAAGCCACCAACCACACTATCGAACCCGGATGGATTAAAGAAACGGATACGACAGAACGATCGGTGGTTCAAGCAGTGGATGAGTTGTTGCTGTTACCTGACAGGCCGACTGCCATATTTGCCGCTACAGATTCAATGGCATTATTTTGTCAAAACTATTTAATGCACATGGGGTTTCAAATTCCGGAAGATTTCAGTATATGCGGGATGGACAATATTGATATGACCGCGCACGCCGCTATTCAAATGACCACGTTGACCCATCATTCCGACAAGCCGATGGGGCTATATGCGATTGAACATCTTATTCATATGATGGAGGTGGATGCACATGAACACAAAGACCTGCAATTAACGTTGGAACCTAAACTCATGATTCGAAAGACAACAGATTTAAATCGTTCTACCATATAA
- a CDS encoding CitMHS family transporter, which produces MDPYLAISGFLIILAVIGLLMWGKVHPVVAMVLIPVIGVLIAGFGFDDLAEFFSGGIDQVMDVAVMFIFAIIFFGIMNDVGLFNPIIKNMIILTKGNVIVVTIVTIIIGAIAHLDGAGATTYLLTVPALIGLYRALNMSPMLLLMLATFSLGFMNVVPWAGPVGRLASVLGYDNPADLWFPLIPWQIAAFVVAIGFAVVLGLREKKRIEKRINNGEIEAQKNVNARALADDFMKQQKDNEAAAEETPRKHPAMLWLNAAVLLGVLLLMLLDIAPPGLAFMIGLAIVLPLNYHSVNDQMGRIRAHAPAALMMASIILAAGLFLGVMTESGMLDSLAMSIVGIVPDAVGPYTHVIVAFFGIPLDIIMSTDAYYFGIFPVVESVAANFGVASESTAFMMLVSSTFSQGFLSPAMWLGVGLAGVQIGRFMKYAFFWFWGFGIIGLILGFILGIY; this is translated from the coding sequence ATGGACCCATATTTAGCTATTAGCGGATTTTTAATCATTTTAGCGGTTATTGGCCTCCTAATGTGGGGAAAGGTTCATCCAGTAGTTGCGATGGTCCTTATTCCGGTTATTGGGGTACTCATAGCCGGTTTTGGATTTGACGACCTCGCGGAATTTTTTAGCGGCGGGATTGATCAAGTCATGGACGTCGCCGTCATGTTTATTTTTGCCATTATTTTCTTTGGCATCATGAACGATGTCGGTTTATTTAATCCGATTATAAAAAATATGATTATCCTCACAAAAGGGAATGTGATTGTTGTTACTATCGTTACCATTATCATCGGAGCGATCGCCCACCTCGACGGTGCCGGCGCAACCACGTATTTGTTGACGGTTCCTGCCCTTATTGGCTTATACAGGGCACTAAATATGAGTCCAATGTTACTTTTAATGCTTGCCACTTTTAGTCTCGGGTTTATGAACGTCGTCCCCTGGGCCGGACCGGTAGGGAGACTTGCTTCGGTACTTGGTTATGATAATCCTGCCGACCTATGGTTTCCATTGATTCCTTGGCAAATAGCCGCGTTCGTCGTGGCCATTGGTTTCGCGGTAGTCCTTGGACTGAGGGAAAAGAAACGCATTGAGAAACGCATAAATAATGGAGAAATTGAAGCCCAAAAAAATGTCAACGCGAGAGCACTGGCTGATGACTTCATGAAACAGCAAAAAGATAATGAAGCAGCAGCCGAGGAGACGCCCAGAAAACACCCTGCCATGCTTTGGCTCAATGCTGCCGTGTTACTCGGGGTTTTGCTCTTAATGCTTTTGGATATCGCACCTCCGGGGCTTGCCTTTATGATCGGGTTGGCGATCGTTTTACCTTTGAACTACCATAGTGTGAATGATCAAATGGGACGTATTCGCGCGCATGCGCCTGCCGCGCTCATGATGGCTTCGATCATCCTTGCCGCCGGACTCTTTTTGGGCGTGATGACTGAATCAGGTATGTTGGACTCGCTTGCTATGTCTATCGTAGGGATCGTCCCTGATGCTGTTGGCCCTTATACGCACGTGATCGTGGCATTTTTTGGAATTCCCTTGGATATCATCATGAGTACAGATGCTTATTATTTCGGTATCTTTCCGGTTGTTGAGAGTGTTGCCGCCAACTTTGGCGTCGCTTCGGAATCTACCGCTTTTATGATGTTAGTTTCAAGTACTTTTTCACAAGGGTTTTTATCCCCAGCTATGTGGTTGGGCGTTGGGCTCGCCGGTGTACAAATAGGCCGATTCATGAAATACGCTTTCTTCTGGTTCTGGGGTTTCGGTATCATTGGATTAATTTTAGGTTTCATCCTCGGTATATATTAG
- a CDS encoding AEC family transporter yields MTIGVLLQKKFNFQLTPIVKLITYCFMPAAVFLNIYQAEFDYGLLGQLLLYLFLFTCSTILLGNFLSKLLNLKRQESAALKNSISLMNSGNYGLPVSQLIFSANPLGVSIQIIMIVFQNLLTYTYGLYNLVSASKSAVDILKAIFRLPIVHALLFGIIFQFFDIPLPNFALVPLEQLANAFFALALFLLGAQLAHINIKSFHSVIVWSILGRLVVGPVFAFLIIFILGIDGVMAQSLLIASSFPTSRNTATIALDNQVAPELHAQIVLYSTVLSGITVTIVIYVAMILF; encoded by the coding sequence ATGACCATTGGAGTGCTGTTGCAGAAGAAGTTTAACTTTCAACTTACTCCGATCGTAAAACTTATTACCTATTGTTTTATGCCAGCAGCCGTTTTCTTAAATATTTATCAGGCTGAGTTTGATTATGGACTGTTGGGTCAACTTCTTCTTTATTTGTTTTTATTTACTTGCAGTACCATTCTACTTGGCAATTTTTTGTCCAAGTTATTAAACCTTAAGCGGCAAGAAAGCGCAGCTTTGAAAAACAGTATTTCCCTTATGAACTCAGGCAATTACGGTTTACCTGTCAGTCAATTGATTTTTAGTGCGAATCCTTTAGGGGTTTCCATTCAAATTATCATGATTGTTTTCCAAAATTTACTTACCTATACATATGGCCTTTATAATTTAGTCTCTGCATCAAAGTCAGCCGTTGATATTCTAAAAGCTATTTTTCGGTTGCCCATTGTTCATGCTTTACTCTTTGGAATCATCTTTCAATTTTTCGATATTCCGTTGCCCAATTTTGCACTTGTGCCACTAGAACAACTTGCCAATGCTTTTTTTGCCTTAGCGCTTTTCCTATTGGGCGCTCAACTGGCCCACATAAATATCAAGTCATTTCATAGCGTCATTGTCTGGAGTATTCTCGGAAGGTTAGTTGTCGGTCCTGTGTTTGCTTTCCTTATTATATTCATCCTTGGCATTGATGGGGTAATGGCGCAATCGTTACTCATCGCAAGTTCGTTTCCGACGTCAAGAAATACAGCGACCATCGCACTTGACAATCAGGTAGCGCCGGAATTGCACGCACAGATTGTCCTGTATTCAACGGTTCTAAGTGGTATAACTGTAACGATCGTTATCTATGTGGCAATGATCCTTTTTTAA